The genomic segment GACGGAGCGCAGCCGGGTTTCTCGTGGGTCGCCCTCCAAGCCGGGCCGGGGCTCAGGTTTTTCGGTCCGTGGCCCGCAACGGCTTCAGGAAACGGCTCGGTTCCCCGTTCCAGGAGATCGCCAGGGCGTCCCGGGCCCGGGTGGCGGCCACGAACAGCAGCGAGCGAGCACGCTGCAACTCCCGCCGGTGGCGCAGCGGGTCGGTGCGCTCCCACACGTCCACCGACGACCTCGGCACCAGCCCTTCCGCGACGCCCGCGATGATCATGCAGCGGTACTCGAGGCCTTTGAAGCGGTACATCGTGCCGACGTGCACACCCTCGTCGCTCCTCGGCCCGTCTCGGGTGATCTCCGTCGAGACGATGCCTCTCCGCCCCAGCCGCTGTATGACGTCGGCGACCATCTGGTTCGTCGGTACACAGATGGCCACGGACTCCCGAGGGACGTCGGTCCATGTCCTCAACTGCTCGATGACGAGGTCGAGTTCCTCGTCCCAGCTGTCGGCCTCGTCCCAACTGTCGGCCTCGTGCAGCGTTGGACGACGGAGACCGTGGAGAACGGAGCGATACCCGCCCAGCGTGTCCTGGTCGCCGTCGAGATCGTCGTAGTCGACGCCGTCCAGGACTCCCATGGCGGATCGGAGGATCTCCCAGGTCGTCCGGTAACTGAGGGTGAGCCGGGCCGACCTGCCGCGGATGTTGATGCCGAGGCTGCCGAGGGTGACCTGGTTGTCGTAGATCCGCTGGTGGGTGTCGCCGGAACCATCGCGCGCAGCATCTTCCAGTGGGCGGCGCTCAGGTCCTGGGCCTCGTCGACCACGATGTGCCGGTAGCGGTAGCGCAGGAAGGCCCCGGACCCGGACTCCACGTGGATGTTTCCGAGCCCGCCGCGGTCATCCTTCTGCTGCTGCCGTTCGATGTGGGGCGTGATCACCTCGACGCCCGAGCCGTTGGTGCTGCGGAAGAAGTGCACGACGGCCTGCTCGGACGTCAGCGGGCCCCGCTTGACGGCGAGACGGATGCCGTTGAGGACGTGGTCGCTGTGTGTCTCGACGACCAACTGCGCACCCTGGGCGGCCGCGGAAGCGGCGAGTTCGGCCATCTTGGTCTGCCCGTGCGGGTGCAGATGCGCCTCCGGGTTCTCCAGGAGGACCAGCCCGCCCGGCTGGGCGGTGAGGCAGGCGACGACGATGGGCAGGGCGTACGTCGGGCGAAGCCGACGCTGGTGGGGCGGCGACGCCGGATGGCGGTGAGGGCGTCGCCGAAGCCGTAGGAGAGACGGACGGTGTCGGTGCCCTCGATGGGGGCGGCCTCGATGTTCACGCCGGGGCACAACTCGCCCATCCAGGCGGCGGCTTGGTCGAGAAGGAGCGCGGAGTCGGCGCGGGGGTGCCGGCGCGAGGTCGACCTCCTTCTCCTGGAGCCTGGACAGCAGCGCCCCGACCGGCACGGTCAGGGATTAGATGCCATGCCCTTCGGGTCGAGCGGCATCGTCACCCGGTCGGGCTCGTCGGCGGGCAGTTCCAGTTCGACGCCGGTCGGCCGTCCGTTCGCACGGATCTCGACGGGACTCTCGAAGAGCGGCCCGCGTGGGTCGGCCGCGTCGTCCTCCAGCCCTGTCATGTCTCCTCGTCGCCCTCGCCTGTCGATGCCGCGCTCGTGTCGCCGCGGATGCGGCAACACTACCCCGCGCTTCGGCGAGGACGACGTGCGACAGGTCGGCCGAACAGGTCCACCGCCAACGCCTCGGTGGCCGCCAGGCCGAACGGGTACCGGAGAGCCTCCGGCAGCCCGCCCCGACGGCCCTACCCGCCCCACCGGGCAGTGTCCCAAGTGCCAATAGAAAAAGGGCAGTTGCGGCAAATAGCGTGTTCACCTCGGGACGGCGCCCCCCACGTGGCGCCGTTCTTCCACCAACGAGGGGACACACACTCATGCGCATCAGCGGGCCCAGACAAGTCGTCATCGGTGCCTCTGTCGGCACGCTCCTCCTCACCGGCCTCAGCGCCGCGACCGCGCAGGCCGCACCGGCGACGTACGACATCACCGCCGCCCAGGCCCCGGCCGTCAGGACCGTCTACGTCGACACGGCCGCCGCCGCGAGCTGCAAGATCAACACCATCACCGTCACCCGCACCAGCATGTGCCTGTTCGTCGACGCCCGCGTCGACGTGCTCAGGAACGGCAAGCCGGTCGGCTCCGCCTCCTTCGACATCAAGCACTCGATGACGCTGAAGACCAGCAAGCTGAAGTGGGCGGAGAGCTTCACCGTCGGCAAGGCCAAGCTCGTCAACGCCGGCGGCATCCGCATGAACGTTTCTGTCGGCGGCGGCAAGGGCGTCAAGACCGCCGTCAAGTTCCCGCAGGGGTCCACCCTCGGCCCGGCCCGCAAGGGAACCGTCGGCTACGCCGCCCGGGTGGCGAAGAAGAAGCAGCTGGCCAGTCCGGCCTCCTACCGCTTCACCTTCTCCAAGCCCGGCTACACGATGGGCGGCTTCACCTACAAGTCCGCCAAGTACCGCTGCGACGACACGTTCTGGGGCCCGACGAAGCGCACCAAGAACCCCGGCTGCGTCTTCCCGTCCGCGGCCCCCGTCTTCACCCTCTCCCGCAGCGACGCGAAGGTGAACGAGTCCGCCACCCACATTCTCGACGCCCAGCGCAAGATATCCGGTCACCCGGGCGCCTCCACCCCGCTGCACCGCATCACCAGCGCGAAGACCATCAACGCCCACCGCAAGGCCATGTGCGGGAAGGTGCACAACCCCGACCCCAAGAAGTACGACTGCGACGAGTACCCGTTCGCCGCCAGCAAGGAGGGCGGCAACCCGGCCCGCGGCAGCGCCCGCATCATCTCCGCCGGTGACAACCGCAGCGCCGGCGCCCGCCTCGGCGGCTTCTACAAGAACCAGCGCGTCCTCAACGGCGACGCCTACTACGTCCACATCCAGTAAGGCGCCGCAACGCGCCTTCCCGCGCGCCCGTCTACCCTTCCGAGACGTCACCGGCGGGCACAGCAAGCACGATGGGGGTTCTCCATGCAGCGTTCCAACTGGCCGCTCCTCGACGGCCGCACCCGGCCGCTCAAGTTGAAGGAGTGGGGCGACCTGGCCGTCATGGACCCCGACGCCGGCAAGCCGCCGCGCGGACGCGGGTTCCTGGCCGCCGAGAAGGACTGGCTGCACATCGACGCCGGGAGCGCCCTGGAGAACCCCATCGTCACCCTCTACGCCGGAGTGGACCCGGGAGCGGAGAGCGGCTGGGACGAGGTCGAGGAGATCACCGTGACCTCCACGACCGGCTTCCTCGCCCTGTGCGACAGCGGATACGAGCCATTGCGCAAGGAGAACCTCGCCACCGCGGGAGCCGGCCCCTACCTGGTCCGCGTCCACGCCAGTGACCGCTCGGCGGACGACAAGAGGCCCCGCTTCCTCATCCAGGTCATCCCCGGCGCACGTACGGGGGCCGCGACCGAGCCTCCTTCCTCGACGATCGAGGAGGCCGCCGGTCCGCTCCTGGTACGGACGTCCTTCGAGCGGCCGGACGCGTGGGCACGCCTGCTCCAGGCCCTCGAAGAGGGCTCCGAGCACTACGACTCGGTCACCGTCATCGACAACCGCGCCTACGCGGGCTTCACGGCGGATCAGATCCAGGCACGGATCGGGCGCGATGACGAGGACTGGCCCGACAGCACGCTCGTCCTCATCGCCGACGAGCGGGCACTGGCCTCCGCGGAGTTCCCGCTGCTGGCCGTGAACAACCTGCCCGACGATGACGACGCCCCGTTCCGGATCACCCTCGCGGCGGCCGGTTCCTTCGTCGTCAACATGGAGCTGGCGAACACGAGCTTCGGCGAGTGGAGCGGTGGCGTCGACACCGACGGCGTCTACCGCGAAGAGCACTACTGACATAGCTGACACAGCTGACGCCGCTGACGCCGATCGGCGAAGGGCGGCGCCGGATACGGGACGGGCACGGGCCCGAGTGATCGTGGAGCTCTCCGAGCTCTCCACTCCCAGTGATCACCGGAGGGCCCGTGCCCGCCGCACCGGCTTGCCTGCTCGCATCCCTGTGGCCCGGTTCGGTTCGCCGCCCTGTCGGCGCACGAGGACTGCGTGCCGACCCACCCACCGGGCCCGGCGGAAGTGCGGAGCGGCGCGAAGCCGACCGTCAGTCTCGGGCCAGGTCCAGTTCGGCCCGGATCGTCTTGCCGAGGAGGACCGCTCCGCGCGCGACCCGGTCGACCACCTCCCAGCGGTCGGCGAGCGCGTCGACGAGGACGAGTCCACGCCCGGACGTGTCCAGCGCCGCCGGACACCCGAGGTCCTCGGGGTGGGGCGGTCGACATTCGGTGCGGGTGTCGGACACCTCGATGTGGAGGAAGCGGTCCGGGGCGTGCGCGAGGCGGAGTTCGAAGTCGCGGCCCGGCACGCGGCCGTGGGTCACGGCGTTGGCTGCCAGCTCGGCGACGATCACGGCGGCGGTGTCGGAGAGTGAGCTGCCGTGCGGGATGTCCCAGATGTGCAGCTGGACGAGGCTGAGGTGCCGGGCGAGGCGGGCGCCCAGTGGGGTCGAGCTGAAGCGTTGGGTGAACACACGTACGGTAACCGGGGGTTGGTGCGTGGAGGGTGGCGGAGGTGGCGTCATGGGGCCCAACCTGACCTCTGGGCAGAACCGTTCACCAGGTCAGCGACTCGTACTCTGGGTCAGCGTACGAGTACGAAGAGTGGACAGTGTCCATGACTGCGCGTGACCATGGGCGGGTTCGGAGTGTGCGGCGGGGCAGGTGCGCGGAAGGTGGGCTGGTATGGCGGACGGCTCGGGCGGGACGGGCGGCGTCGGTGGGGCGGGGTCGGTGGCCGGGGGGCCTCCGGGTGGGGGTGAGCCGGAGACGTCGGACAGCTTGAAGACGTTCGGGGCGGTGCTCAGGGCGTTCCGCAAGCGGGCCGGTCTGACCCAGGAGGAGCTGGCGGAGCGGGTGCGGTACTCGGTGCAGACCGTGGCCTCGATCGAGCAGGGGAGGCGTTTCCCGCAACCGGAGTTCGTGACGCGGGCGGAGGAGGTACTGGACGCGTTCGGGGCACTGCGCGCGGCCGCAAAGCATCTGTCCCGGCAGCCGGGGCTGGCGAGCTGGTTCCGGCAGTGGGCAAAGCTGGAGGCGGACGCGATCAGCCTCTACACGTACGAATGCCGGGTGGTTCCGGGGCTGTTGCAGACGGAGGCGTATGCGCGGGCCGTGTCGCTGAGTGTGCCGCCACGTCCGACTGACGAGGAGATGGAGGAGCGGATCGCCGCGCGGTTGGCGCGGCAGGAGCTTCTGTCCACGCGGAGGAAGCCGCCGGCGGGGTTCACCTTCATCGTGGAGCAGGCGGTGTTGGAGCGGCACACGGGCGGGGAGGCGGTGACGCGGGAGTTGTTCGACCATCTGTCGGAGGTGGTGGAGCGGCACTCGAACGTGGAGTTGCAGATCATGCCGTCGCGCCAGCCGGTGCATGCGGGCCTGGATGGCCCGCTTCAGCTGCTGGAGACGCCGGAGAACGAGTGGTTCGGGTACTCGGAAGGGCAGAAGAACGGCCGCCTCATCACTGACCGGAAGGAGATCAGCGTCCTCCACCAGCGGTATGCGAAACTGCGCTCGCAGGCTCTCACTCCGGCGGACTCCTTGGGCCTGCTG from the Streptomyces sp. NBC_00310 genome contains:
- a CDS encoding ATP-binding protein, producing MTPPPPPSTHQPPVTVRVFTQRFSSTPLGARLARHLSLVQLHIWDIPHGSSLSDTAAVIVAELAANAVTHGRVPGRDFELRLAHAPDRFLHIEVSDTRTECRPPHPEDLGCPAALDTSGRGLVLVDALADRWEVVDRVARGAVLLGKTIRAELDLARD
- a CDS encoding helix-turn-helix domain-containing protein, translating into MADGSGGTGGVGGAGSVAGGPPGGGEPETSDSLKTFGAVLRAFRKRAGLTQEELAERVRYSVQTVASIEQGRRFPQPEFVTRAEEVLDAFGALRAAAKHLSRQPGLASWFRQWAKLEADAISLYTYECRVVPGLLQTEAYARAVSLSVPPRPTDEEMEERIAARLARQELLSTRRKPPAGFTFIVEQAVLERHTGGEAVTRELFDHLSEVVERHSNVELQIMPSRQPVHAGLDGPLQLLETPENEWFGYSEGQKNGRLITDRKEISVLHQRYAKLRSQALTPADSLGLLKRMRGAL
- a CDS encoding DUF6924 domain-containing protein; the encoded protein is MQRSNWPLLDGRTRPLKLKEWGDLAVMDPDAGKPPRGRGFLAAEKDWLHIDAGSALENPIVTLYAGVDPGAESGWDEVEEITVTSTTGFLALCDSGYEPLRKENLATAGAGPYLVRVHASDRSADDKRPRFLIQVIPGARTGAATEPPSSTIEEAAGPLLVRTSFERPDAWARLLQALEEGSEHYDSVTVIDNRAYAGFTADQIQARIGRDDEDWPDSTLVLIADERALASAEFPLLAVNNLPDDDDAPFRITLAAAGSFVVNMELANTSFGEWSGGVDTDGVYREEHY
- a CDS encoding NucA/NucB deoxyribonuclease domain-containing protein, with product MRISGPRQVVIGASVGTLLLTGLSAATAQAAPATYDITAAQAPAVRTVYVDTAAAASCKINTITVTRTSMCLFVDARVDVLRNGKPVGSASFDIKHSMTLKTSKLKWAESFTVGKAKLVNAGGIRMNVSVGGGKGVKTAVKFPQGSTLGPARKGTVGYAARVAKKKQLASPASYRFTFSKPGYTMGGFTYKSAKYRCDDTFWGPTKRTKNPGCVFPSAAPVFTLSRSDAKVNESATHILDAQRKISGHPGASTPLHRITSAKTINAHRKAMCGKVHNPDPKKYDCDEYPFAASKEGGNPARGSARIISAGDNRSAGARLGGFYKNQRVLNGDAYYVHIQ